A genome region from Bombus terrestris chromosome 10, iyBomTerr1.2, whole genome shotgun sequence includes the following:
- the LOC100645153 gene encoding nuclear nucleic acid-binding protein C1D, with protein sequence MDADFEELSHDVDLIAKVKQYRDATTKIQDTIKYAANPAVYEKLSDTDKIQYNLLMSYCLNSVFWMYLRAEGIDPAKHQIKSENDRLKRSMTRAKQINDKNTFMPRVNKDAAQRFVRNGLWEMKNKKK encoded by the exons ATGGATGCAGATTTTGAAGAACTATCGCATGACGTGGATCTTATTGCAAAAGTTAAACAATACCGTGATGCAACGACGAAAATTCAAGATACAATTAAATATGCCGCAAATCCAGCAGTGTATGAAAAACTTTCTGATACAGATAAAATACAGTATAATCTATTGATGTCTTACTGCCTGAATAGTGTGTTTTGGATGTATTTGCGTGCAGAAG GAATTGACCCAGCAAAGCATCAAATAAAGTCAGAAAATGATCGTTTAAAGAGGTCTATGACACGTGCAAAACAAATTAATGACAAGAATACATTTATGCCTCGTGTAAACAAGGATGCAGCACAAAGATTTGTTAGGAATGGGTTGTGGgaaatgaagaataaaaaaaaatga